Proteins encoded in a region of the Anopheles aquasalis chromosome 2, idAnoAquaMG_Q_19, whole genome shotgun sequence genome:
- the LOC126577155 gene encoding uncharacterized protein LOC126577155: MCVRLASETPPITGVAQHKCTRVHVSVCVGVWLVVPYCPLRASELLTSDECASMHKCTTFTTQTTRTTRTTTSAASGARAATVLSVAALWLGLLLCLGAIVPPVDGCPAEVCVCKWKGGKQTVECGGRALNRLPDGMDPGTQVLNFSSNGLTILQSERFKRMDLINLQKIYLARNQLVKIHDRAFRGLTNLVELDLSDNMLSEVPSETFADYSALMRLSLSGNPIRALRTSGFKHLSYLTTLELSNCQIELVEDEAFIGMDNLEWLRLDGNRITTIRGAHVLPASLHGINLQSNRWHCDCQLTDIHTWLNRFNVPQREEIKCTSPPRLAGESVKTLPLDDLACLPIITPETSYREIAEGRNISLDCRISATPEPSIAWLFQGQVLLNESLLVPNLHLYYYIDDVDGEKHSELFIYNINVEDNGTYSCVAENSAGRVQTNYTLHVIVKEEPVVEQVTFSEEYFLVIVGASAAIGFLLFLILCVIVCRCARTGRRRTALNGKKGAPGRGSKSGPDGGQCGGGGGGILGGGVGGVTNQKCASITNHADLGHEPMTAAKMNGILGGLSGGGGGGGVGVGGDGIGVGGPQDIVLYLNTNPNQLDKSSAAVLSNMTAMAQFCSPPSARSYQDQNPDLINDAESGQNKTRPRPPDTLGESDLGEKDSDEQSSVQDGGSEASYVQGPYYPAPSSVALGRGPRFVTSGMATLPRGGGGGGGALQSKPTVEQLQLQQQQHQQQHQQQQQQQQLMSPYQHQVDIHLSPGCFLDQNGYPVDLSLMAGPNGPTVNYYRTLPHNRGQKVSPSQGPGAGPKIRYANDAEFISRTSQSYQLAYAPATDVRYTAEGYPDPQFPSPPDGYKGGEVQPVTYLSATAATASTAATATAFCQPPQQWPTFLPGFHPQLIPIMTGGGPVAGPATLLSSPMSTGVGAGAGAGPGQLKKCSVGAQTSSSELLDAAKDTIHEQREEEEEEEEEEGGGDRGTQGKLRHLTGPLADSPDEGYVGDSHETASDI, encoded by the exons atgtgtgtgcggttggcCAGTGAAACGCCACCGATCACCGGAGTAGCGCAGCATAAA TGTACGCGTGTgcacgtgtctgtgtgtgttggtgtttggttggttgttccCTATTGTCCCTTAAGAGCCAGTGAGCTACTGACGAGTGACGAGTGTGCCAGTATGCATAAGTGTACTACTTttacgacgcagacgacgaggacgacgaggacgactactagtgctgcttctggtgctcgtGCTGCCACGGTGTTATCGGTGGCAGCCCTGTGGCTCGGGTTGTTACTTTGTCTCGGTGCGATCGTTCCGCCCGTCGATGGCTGCCCGGCGGAAGTGTGCGTGTGCAAGTGGAAGGGCGGAAAGCAGACGGTGGAGTGTGGAGGGCGTGCCCTGAACCGACTGCCCGATGGTATGGATCCGGGCACCCAGGTCCTGAACTTTTCCAGCAACGGCCTTACGATACTGCAGAGCGAGCGGTTCAAGCGGATGGATCTCATAAACCTGCAGAAGATCTATCTCGCTCGGAACCAGCTGGTAAAGATCCACGATCGAGCATTCCGTGGACTTACGAATCTGGTGGAACTCGATCTTTCCGATAACATGCTGTCGGAGGTTCCGTCGGAGACGTTCGCTGATTACTCCGCTCTGATGCGCCTCTCGCTGAGTGGCAATCCGATCAGGGCACTGCGTACGAGTGGATTTAAGCATCTTTCTTACCTGACGACACTGGAGCTGAGCAACTGTCAGATAGAGCTGGTGGAGGATGAAGCATTCATTGGGATGGATAACTTGGAGTGGTTGCGATTGGACGGTAATCGTATTACGACGATCCGTGGTGCGCACGTCCTTCCGGCATCGTTACACGGTATCAATCTGCAGAGCAACCGGTGGCACTGTGACTGTCAGCTCACCGATATCCACACTTGGTTGAATCGGTTCAATGTGCCACAGCGCGAGGAGATTAAATGTACGAGCCCACCACGGTTGGCAGGAGAAAGCGTCAAGACACTGCCACTGGATGATTTGGCCTGTCTGCCGATCATCACACCGGAGACGTCTTACCGGGAGATTGCCGAAGGGCGGAACATTTCGCTCGACTGTCGGATATCGGCCACACCGGAACCGTCGATCGCTTGGCTGTTCCAGGGTCAGGTGCTACTGAACGAAAGTCTACTGGTGCCGAACCTTCATCTGTATTACTACATCGACGATGTGGATGGGGAGAAGCACAGTGAACTGTTTATCTACAACATTAACGTGGAGGATAATGGGACGTACTCGTGTGTGGCGGAGAACTCGGCCGGACGCGTCCAGACCAACTACACGCTGCACGTGATCGTGAAGGAGGAACCGGTGGTCGAGCAGGTCACGTTCTCGGAGGAGTACTTTCTGGTGATTGTTGGTGCGAGTGCTGCCATCGGTTTCCTGTTGTTCCTCATCCTGTGCGTCATCGTGTGCCGGTGTGCGAGGACCGGTCGCCGGAGGACGGCCTTGAACGGGAAGAAGGGTGCACCGGGTCGGGGTTCCAAGAGTGGCCCGGATGGTGGacagtgtggtggtggtggtggtggcatcctcggtggtggtgttggtggcgtgaCCAATCAGaagtgcgcctccatcacgaACCACGCTGATCTTGGCCATGAACCGATGACGGCGGCCAAGATGAACGGGATACTTGGTGGTctcagcggtggtggtggtggtggtggtgttggagttggtggtgatggaataGGAGTCGGTGGCCCACAGGATATTGTGCTGTACCTCAACACGAATCCAAATCAACTCGATAAATCGTCGGCCGCCGTACTGAGTAACATGACGGCGATGGCACAGTTCTGTAGTCCACCGTCGGCCCGGAGCTATCAGGATCAGAATCCGGATCTGATCAACGATGCGGAGAGTGGCCAGAACAAGACGAGACCGCGGCCCCCGGATACACTCGGCGAGTCGGACCTTGGGGAGAAGGATTCGGATGAGCAGAGCAGTGTGCAGGATGGGGGCAGTGAGGCAAGCTACGTCCAGGGTCCTTACTATCCAGCGCCCTCATCGGTGGCCCTCGGCCGTGGTCCACGCTTTGTCACGTCCGGTATGGCGACGTTGCctcgcggcggtggcggtggtggtggtgctctcCAGAGCAAACCAACCGTGGAGCAGCTtcagctacaacaacaacaacaccaacaacagcatcagcagcagcagcagcagcagcagttgatgtCCCCGTACCAGCACCAGGTGGACATTCATCTCAGTCCCGGGTGTTTCCTCGATCAGAACGGCTATCCGGTGGATCTGAGCTTGATGGCCGGACCGAACGGACCGACGGTCAACTACTACCGGACGTTACCGCACAACCGTGGCCAGAAGGTGTCCCCTTCGCAGGGCCCCGGTGCTGGACCCAAGATCCGGTACGCCAACGATGCCGAGTTTATCAGCCGAACGTCACAATCGTACCAGTTGGCGTacgcaccggccaccgacgtTCGGTACACGGCGGAAGGCTACCCGGATCCCCAGTTCCCGTCACCCCCGGATGGTTACAAGGGCGGTGAGGTGCAACCGGTCACGTACTTGAGTGCGACGGCAGCCACCGCATCGACAGCGGCCACCGCGACAGCCTTCTGCCAACCACCGCAACAGTGGCCCACCTTTCTGCCTGGCTTCCATCCGCAGCTCATCCCGATCATGACCGGCGGGGGTCCTGTGGCGGGGCCCGCCACCCTGCTCTCCTCACCGATGTCcaccggtgttggtgctggtgctggtgctggtcctggTCAGCTCAAGAAGTGTTCGGTTGGAGCGCAGACGTCCTCGTCGGAGTTGCTTGACGCCGCCAAGGACACGATTCATGAGCAGcgcgaagaagaggaggaagaggaggaggaagaaggcgGGGGTGACCGTGGGACGCAGGGGAAGCTGAGGCACCTGACCGGTCCGCTGGCGGACAGTCCGGACGAGGGGTACGTCGGTGACAGCCACGAGACGGCGAGTGACATTTGA